Proteins from one Ranitomeya variabilis isolate aRanVar5 chromosome 1, aRanVar5.hap1, whole genome shotgun sequence genomic window:
- the LOC143767526 gene encoding uncharacterized protein LOC143767526 — MDQVVSRRLWAEVAKSLWDGFDSASAKDKGNFIKKLRTRWRSMKDRFNKGIRAVEEQARSGAAAAKSVPYKYSRALQFLRPVLGRRQTHSSTLERARPCEAELHASPSDPSQPSHSDSRLAPPSGEPAAGPSGFPLPEASGAPSFGNSRQRQRASDRPAMPEFMHLSTVFQNCFRAFNDKMDSRLSSIEKRLENMEAELSNPAKHFLSTIAKGMVENLTPELQISVMQSCNTAYVRALQQARVMKSATLPVVPSLASMTPTPAAEPLQPPHPGPSAERRHHRHHSSVPPTPAPARPSSSRRSHSGGAAAGGKKHKRKRRHTEAHSEALAAPVETPTARRGSSRSMSSQGQPRKYQRLVLSPPSPTDEPFSPVYPAEGLDLPSSLLDYGSSSSSSPPPRSKTSHTYHSPLVADVDTP; from the exons atggaccaggtggtgtcgaggcgtttgtgggcagaggtggcaaagtcgctgtgggatggctttgacagtgcctcagcgaaggacaaaggcaacttta ttaaaaagttgaggaccagatggcgatccatgaaggaccgtttcaataaggggatccgtgctgtggaggagcaagctcggagtggtgctgctgcggccaagtcggtgccctataaatacagcagggcactacagttcttaagaccggtccttggccgccgaca gacacacagcagcaccctcgagcgagctcgcccctgtgaagcggaacttcatgcatcgccatctgacccgtcacagccctcccacagcgacagcaggcttgcaccaccatctggagaaccggcagccgggccatcaggttttcccctgcccgaggcctctggcgcaccttcgttcgggaattcccgacagcgccagcgggcctcggacaggccagccatgcccgaatttatgcatttgagcacggttttccagaactgtttcaggGCGTTTAACGATAAAATGGACAGTCGTCTGTCCAGTATCGAAaagcgccttgaaaatatggaagccgagctctcgaatccggccaaacattttttaagtacaattgctaaaggcatggtggaaaaccttacgccggaactccagatttcggtgatgcagtcctgcaacactgcctacgtgagggctctgcagcaggctcgggtcatgaagtcagcgacactgcccgtagtgccgtcgctggctagcatgactccgactcctgctgcagagccactccagccaccccaccctggtccaagtgccgagcgacgccaccacaggcaccatagcagtgtgccgccgactcctgctcctgccaggccctcatcctcccgtaggagtcattctgggggagctgccgcaggaggaaaaaaacacaaaaggaaGAGGAGACACACAGAGGCACAcagtgaggctctggctgctccagtagAGACACCAACTGCGCGCCGTGGCTCTAGCCGCAGCatgagcagccagggccaaccaagaaaATATCAAAGGCTTGTGTtgtctcctccctcccctacagatgagCCGTTTTCCccagtataccctgcggagggtttggacctgccTTCTAGCCTCCTTGATTAtggctcatcctcctcttcctctccccctcCCCGTTCAAAAACATCACACACATACCATTCACCGCTGGTAGCggatgttgataccccctaa